In the genome of Candidatus Amarolinea dominans, one region contains:
- a CDS encoding NACHT domain-containing protein: MNLQAWQAATRQNLATLAGRLRRLAPGTLYGFLSATTLLPVVTAANQGDFAALVALGSVIGGIGGDLVANQIQAWKDRSEAELAAELQRAAAADPAWRQELDTVLEKLGAIQTVQETLSPADRTWFGETLRQELISLGNLDRFQATLVASSGAIVQGENNIGAGAGGVAAREIHAPITIINQTGPAPVAPDPANLRLAYLNHLYEQANILSLAGIDPKAASDAEARLNLASVYTALLTRTQEDDALRSQARKPDERPKPLSALAQLNRYDRLVLLGDPGSGKSTFVSFVALCLAGEALHKTQANLALLIAPLPDDEEEARRPESEEKKPSPQPWKHGALLPVRVVLRDFAARGLPKPGRQATATHLWEFIVAELNDCALPDFAPRLRQEWMDKGGLLLLDGLDEVPEANQRRTLIKAAVEDFARAFSRCRILVTSRTYAYQQQDWQLNGFQATVLAPFSPGQVGRFVERWYAHIGELRHWNAGDAQGRAEVLKRAIAGSDRLRALAERPLLLTLMASLHAWRGGSLPEKREELYADAVDLLLDWWESQRVVRNPQGQVVVIQPSLVEWLRIDRQKMRAFLNELAYQAHATQAALVGTADIAEKDLVAGLLTLADNEVKPKLLLTHLSQRAGLLLPRGVGVYTFPHRTFQEYLAACYLTDHDYPELVADLARGDANRWREVALLAAAKAARGTAVAIWSLVDALCYRAPDDPAYAAADAWGAHLAGQALLETPTWRRSASAISPSWRACRMAWCTRCAATHCRPWNAQAPDVLWPNWETPDLT, encoded by the coding sequence ATGAACCTTCAGGCATGGCAAGCCGCCACGCGGCAGAACCTGGCCACGTTGGCCGGGCGTCTGCGCCGGCTGGCGCCCGGCACGCTCTACGGATTCCTCTCGGCCACCACGCTGTTGCCGGTGGTGACCGCAGCCAACCAGGGTGATTTTGCGGCCCTGGTTGCGTTGGGAAGCGTGATCGGTGGCATTGGAGGGGATCTGGTCGCGAATCAGATCCAGGCCTGGAAGGACCGCAGCGAGGCCGAGCTGGCCGCAGAACTGCAGCGGGCCGCCGCCGCTGACCCAGCCTGGCGCCAGGAGTTGGACACGGTCCTGGAGAAGCTAGGCGCGATCCAGACCGTGCAGGAGACGCTCAGCCCGGCCGACCGCACCTGGTTTGGTGAGACGCTGCGACAGGAGCTGATCAGCTTGGGGAACCTAGATCGTTTCCAGGCAACGCTGGTCGCCTCCTCAGGCGCCATCGTCCAGGGCGAGAACAATATCGGCGCGGGCGCCGGAGGCGTGGCTGCACGCGAAATCCATGCCCCCATCACGATTATCAATCAGACCGGACCCGCGCCGGTTGCCCCTGACCCGGCCAACCTGCGCCTGGCCTACCTCAACCATCTCTACGAACAAGCGAACATCCTCTCCCTGGCCGGCATTGACCCCAAGGCGGCCAGCGATGCCGAAGCTCGCCTCAACCTCGCGTCGGTCTATACCGCCCTCCTGACGCGGACTCAGGAGGACGACGCCCTGCGCAGCCAGGCGCGCAAGCCCGACGAGCGCCCCAAACCGCTGTCTGCCCTGGCCCAGCTCAATCGTTACGACCGCCTGGTCCTGCTAGGCGATCCTGGCAGCGGTAAGAGCACGTTCGTCAGTTTCGTGGCTCTGTGCCTGGCCGGTGAAGCCTTGCACAAGACCCAAGCCAACCTGGCTCTGCTGATTGCGCCGTTACCGGACGATGAAGAAGAAGCCAGGCGCCCGGAATCGGAAGAGAAGAAGCCATCGCCCCAGCCCTGGAAGCACGGTGCACTCCTGCCCGTGCGTGTGGTGCTGCGTGACTTTGCCGCGCGTGGCTTGCCTAAGCCGGGGCGCCAGGCCACAGCCACCCATCTCTGGGAATTCATCGTCGCCGAGTTGAACGACTGCGCCCTGCCGGACTTTGCGCCGCGCTTGCGGCAGGAATGGATGGACAAAGGCGGCCTGCTCTTGCTCGATGGCCTGGATGAAGTTCCGGAAGCGAATCAACGCCGCACCTTGATCAAGGCGGCGGTCGAGGACTTTGCCCGCGCGTTTTCGCGCTGTCGCATCCTCGTGACCAGTCGCACCTACGCCTACCAGCAGCAGGATTGGCAGTTGAATGGGTTTCAGGCGACGGTCTTGGCGCCTTTCTCGCCCGGCCAGGTTGGGCGCTTCGTCGAGCGGTGGTATGCGCATATCGGTGAGTTGCGCCACTGGAACGCCGGTGATGCCCAGGGTCGCGCGGAAGTACTGAAGCGTGCCATCGCTGGCAGCGACCGGCTGCGTGCGCTGGCTGAACGACCCCTTCTGCTGACGTTGATGGCCAGCCTGCACGCCTGGCGCGGCGGAAGTCTGCCGGAAAAGCGCGAAGAACTCTATGCCGACGCCGTTGACCTGCTGCTCGACTGGTGGGAGAGCCAGCGAGTGGTGCGCAATCCCCAGGGCCAGGTGGTCGTGATCCAGCCCAGCCTGGTCGAGTGGCTGCGCATTGATCGCCAGAAGATGCGGGCCTTTCTGAACGAACTCGCGTACCAGGCGCATGCGACCCAGGCGGCCCTGGTGGGTACGGCAGACATCGCCGAAAAGGACCTGGTAGCCGGCCTCCTCACGCTCGCCGACAACGAGGTCAAACCCAAGCTTCTCCTGACGCATCTCAGCCAACGCGCCGGCCTCCTACTGCCGCGTGGGGTGGGCGTCTACACCTTTCCCCACCGCACGTTCCAGGAGTACCTGGCAGCCTGTTATCTCACCGATCACGACTACCCCGAACTGGTGGCCGACCTGGCGCGCGGCGACGCCAACCGCTGGCGCGAGGTGGCCCTCTTGGCCGCGGCCAAGGCCGCGCGCGGGACCGCCGTTGCGATCTGGTCCTTGGTGGATGCGCTCTGCTATCGTGCGCCGGACGACCCGGCCTATGCCGCGGCGGATGCGTGGGGCGCACACCTGGCGGGCCAGGCGCTGCTGGAGACGCCAACCTGGCGTCGGTCAGCGAGCGCAATCAGCCCAAGCTGGCGCGCGTGCAGAATGGCCTGGTGCACGCGCTGCGCAGCGACTCACTGCCGGCCCTGGAACGCGCAGGCGCCGGACGTTCTTTGGCCAAACTGGGAGACCCCCGATCTGACGTGA
- a CDS encoding class I fructose-bisphosphate aldolase codes for MKDRVREILSWYSSDNPGVKTNLARILNHGRLGGTGKVVILPVDQGFEHGPARSFAPNPPGYNPFYHFQLAVDAGLNAYAAPLGFLEAGAAEYAGDIPMILKVNNHDVLHGDSEPISAVTAGVDDALRLGCVAIGFTIYPGSVYRNTAYEQLRELAAEAKSVGLAVVVWSYPRGGDLSKQGETALDVDAYAAQIACQLGAHIVKVKLPSDYLEQAEAKKVYEKYGIARATLTERVRHIVQSAFDGRRIVIFSGGAKSGDEQVFDEVRAIRDGGGFGSIMGRNAFQRAPEDALKFLGTIVKMYAGEIA; via the coding sequence ATGAAAGACCGAGTACGTGAAATCCTCAGTTGGTATTCCAGTGACAATCCCGGTGTCAAGACGAACCTGGCGCGCATTCTCAATCACGGCCGTCTTGGCGGCACCGGCAAGGTGGTCATCCTGCCGGTTGACCAGGGTTTCGAGCATGGGCCGGCGCGCAGCTTTGCGCCCAACCCGCCCGGCTACAACCCGTTCTATCACTTCCAGTTAGCCGTGGACGCGGGCCTCAACGCGTACGCCGCCCCGTTGGGCTTCCTGGAAGCCGGCGCGGCCGAGTATGCCGGCGACATCCCAATGATCCTCAAGGTCAACAACCACGATGTGCTGCACGGCGATAGCGAACCGATTTCGGCCGTCACCGCTGGTGTGGATGATGCGCTGCGCCTGGGCTGCGTGGCCATCGGATTCACTATTTACCCCGGCTCCGTCTACCGCAACACAGCGTACGAGCAGTTGCGTGAACTGGCCGCCGAGGCCAAGAGTGTGGGTCTGGCGGTCGTTGTCTGGTCATACCCGCGCGGCGGCGACCTCAGCAAGCAGGGTGAGACCGCACTCGACGTAGATGCCTACGCCGCGCAGATTGCCTGCCAGTTGGGCGCACACATCGTCAAGGTCAAGCTGCCCAGCGACTATCTGGAGCAGGCCGAGGCCAAGAAGGTCTACGAGAAGTACGGGATTGCGCGCGCCACCCTGACCGAGCGCGTGCGCCACATCGTGCAGAGCGCGTTCGATGGCCGGCGCATCGTCATCTTCTCCGGCGGCGCCAAGTCTGGCGACGAGCAGGTCTTCGATGAAGTGCGCGCCATTCGCGACGGCGGCGGCTTCGGCTCGATCATGGGCCGTAATGCGTTCCAGCGCGCACCCGAAGATGCACTGAAGTTCCTGGGCACGATTGTGAAAATGTACGCGGGCGAGATCGCCTGA
- a CDS encoding ribulose-phosphate 3-epimerase, translating to MSIGIVPSILSADFTRLGEQVREAEAAGCARIQVDVMDGHFVPNITMGPLVVEAVRRSCTVPIEAHLMIVQPERYVADFAQAGADVIIVHLEAAPHLHRLLQQIKGLGKQAGVALNPATPALLLDGVWELLDLVLVMTVNPGFGGQAFIPATLPKLAGLRRLITERGLACDLEVDGGIGPQTIALAAQAGANLAVAGSAVFNQTRAIRENIKQLKDLS from the coding sequence ATGTCCATTGGCATCGTTCCTTCGATCCTTTCCGCCGACTTCACTCGCCTGGGCGAGCAGGTGCGTGAAGCCGAGGCCGCGGGCTGTGCGCGCATCCAGGTGGATGTGATGGACGGCCACTTCGTCCCCAACATCACGATGGGGCCGCTTGTCGTCGAAGCGGTGCGCCGTTCCTGCACCGTCCCCATCGAAGCCCATCTGATGATTGTCCAGCCGGAGCGCTACGTGGCCGATTTTGCGCAGGCCGGCGCGGATGTCATCATCGTGCATCTGGAAGCCGCGCCGCATCTGCACCGGCTCCTGCAGCAGATCAAAGGCCTGGGCAAACAGGCCGGCGTGGCGCTCAACCCCGCGACGCCCGCGCTCCTGCTCGATGGCGTGTGGGAACTGCTCGACCTGGTGCTGGTGATGACCGTCAACCCCGGCTTCGGCGGGCAAGCCTTCATCCCCGCCACCCTGCCCAAGCTGGCCGGCCTGCGCCGCCTGATCACCGAGCGCGGTTTGGCCTGCGACCTCGAGGTGGACGGCGGCATCGGCCCGCAGACCATCGCCCTGGCCGCGCAGGCCGGCGCCAACCTGGCCGTGGCCGGCTCGGCCGTCTTCAATCAGACACGCGCCATCAGAGAAAACATAAAGCAATTGAAGGATCTGTCGTAA
- a CDS encoding XisI protein has product MDRQADYRRIIKQVLYDHAQIGYSHGEIERLAICDAANNSYLLLAIGWDGNRRVHSVVFHLRIRDGKIWIEEDWTENGVAGELMELGIPKDQIVLGFHSPFKRQYTEFAVA; this is encoded by the coding sequence ATGGATAGACAAGCTGACTACCGGCGCATTATCAAGCAAGTGCTCTACGACCATGCGCAGATTGGATACAGCCATGGCGAAATTGAACGGCTAGCTATTTGCGATGCAGCAAACAACAGTTATCTTCTGCTGGCGATTGGTTGGGATGGTAATCGGCGAGTCCATTCCGTCGTATTTCATCTGCGTATCCGTGATGGGAAAATTTGGATCGAAGAAGATTGGACCGAGAACGGCGTTGCTGGCGAGTTAATGGAATTGGGCATTCCAAAAGATCAGATCGTCCTCGGCTTTCACTCCCCCTTCAAGCGTCAGTACACCGAGTTTGCTGTCGCGTGA